A section of the Oryza sativa Japonica Group chromosome 1, ASM3414082v1 genome encodes:
- the LOC4326978 gene encoding uncharacterized protein, with protein MASGSSSGDMGSSGAKDVILDEPLLTSGSAESSQQRSTDADTKSRVEDIWKKMNSGMPAKMPKPVMNKLSTPAKEKKSTTGNNWMSVLGLSPSKASTNDQGSKNGQKQAQQETSEDAKKLAASALAAVRDAASAAAGRGKVEITEVRDFAGKDIEIKKLVDADSTEAIEKAKAAGAAPSALDHILEQIKKKQKLSVLDKTKKDWGEFKEENKGMEEELDQYKKSSNKYLDKVSFLQRADYREFERERDARLSMMSKRKSDTRED; from the exons GGGCCAAAGATGTGATTTTGGATGAACCACTGCTAACTTCAGGAAGCGCTGAAAGTTCACAACAGAGGTCTACTGATGCTG ACACAAAATCACGTGTTGAGGATATCTGGAAGAAAATGAACAGTGGAATGCCAGCTAAAATGCCCAAACCTGTAATGAATAAGCTCAGCACACCtgctaaagaaaagaaaagtaccACGGGAAAT AACTGGATGAGTGTTCTGGGACTTTCACCAAGTAAGGCTTCCACAAATGATCAAGGCTCCAAAAATGGCCAAAAGCAGGCACAACAAGAAACAAGCGAGGACGCCAAAAAACTTGCAGCGAGTGCTCTTGCCGCTGTCAGAGATGCTGCTTCAGCTGCAGCTGGAAGAGGGAAAGTGGAG ATCACGGAGGTTAGGGACTTTGCTGGGAAGGATATCGAGATCAAGAAACTGGTGGACGCCGATTCAACAGAAGCGATAGAGAAGGCCAAGGCCGCTGGTGCTGCCCCGTCTGCTCTCGACCACATCCTCGAGCAGATAAAGAAGAAGCAGAAGCTGAGCGTCCTGGACAAGACGAAGAAAGACTGGGGAGAGTTCAAGGAGGAGAACAAAGGGATGGAGGAGGAGCTGGACCAGTACAAGAAGAGCTCGAACAAATACCTGGATAAGGTGTCATTCTTGCAGAGAGCTGATTACAGAGAGTTTGAGCGCGAGAGGGATGCGCGGCTGTCCATGATGTCGAAGCGGAAGTCGGATACGCGAGAGGATTGA